A section of the Humulus lupulus chromosome 2, drHumLupu1.1, whole genome shotgun sequence genome encodes:
- the LOC133814180 gene encoding uncharacterized protein At4g04980-like, whose amino-acid sequence MATGLYTAAPFLSRFQGKSSGLSTNLGGISGNPCGWTGNFIFMVELRKKILTFRDIIDLPPCDGSSPISELVKGTVEDLHKLYPNVVPYNVLAPETENISIDHELALLYKALKAIGDSWAKNHKWINNWGHNAGDCLENMISLEQLGGKVLAELRYMTDIAKEMFDVMDEDDKSNNEGRVQSSTIGDILIESYSDNKRLSCPSPNTPTSASPELSSFGMELSEFSHDASSSQSLLLPFRLKALENLKPVGMKHLFSFDMSPSLVTHDSSHLIEINKKEAQQVAEESPLQSNYEEMTDLKDTKNSIKFTNNTSNSIPDHQPIALAAATSPSPSTLPSPPPPPPPPVLPSNPLSIKPVVAPPSPPCGPPLGVAAARPVLAPIRSNAPLPPPPMAPTKGAMPPPPPPLGASKALRPKKAATKLKRSSHMGSLYRTLKGKVEGSSLSGKQQGKKSKVGGGPAGGKQGMADALAEMTKRSAYFQQIEDVQKHSKSIMEIKAAINSFQSKDMSELIKFHKYVEQHLEKLTDETQVLARFEGFPSKKLESLRSAAALHLKLEDMVNNLEKWKVAPPLGQLLDKVESFFTKVKGEIDALERSKDEEAKKFQSHNITFDFNILILIKECMVDVSSSCMELALEEKRKVKAKESGENGRSSSSKGDQEQGKAHTKMLWKAFQFAFRVYSFAGGQDDRADMLTKQLAHEIEIDPF is encoded by the exons ATGGCGACTGGATTATACACTGCGGCACCATTTTTGAGTAGATTTCAG GGAAAAAGTTCAGGTCTTTCTACGAATCTAGGGGGAATTTCTGGCAATCCATGTGGATGGACTGGAAATTTCATCTTCATGGTTGAGCTTCGAAAGAAGATCTTAACCTTTCGAGATATTATTGATCTTCCTCCTTGTGACGGCTCAAGTCCCATCAGCGAG CTGGTCAAGGGAACAGTAGAAGATCTCCACAAGCTGTATCCCAATGTTGTTCCGTACAATGTTCTTGCACCAGAAACTGAAAATATTTCAATAGATCAT GAATTAGCTCTTTTATACAAGGCATTAAAAGCCATTGGAGATTCATGGGCTAAGAATCATAAGTGGATAAACAATTGGGGACATAATGCAGGGGATTGTTTGGAAAACATGATCAGTTTGGAGCAACTTG GGGGAAAAGTGCTAGCAGAGCTTAGATACATGACTGATATTGCTAAAGAAATGTTCGATGTGATGGATGAAGATGATAAGAGCAATAACGAGGGCAGAGTTCAGAGCTCAACCATTGGAGATATATTGATTGAATCTTATTCTGACAACAAACGCTTGAGCTGTCCTTCACCAAATACTCCAACTTCAGCATCTCCTGAGCTTAGTTCTTTTGGTATGGAGCTCAGCGAATTCAGCCATGATGCTTCTAGCTCTCAGTCACTTCTCCTGCCTTTTAGACTCAAGGCACTGGAAAATTTGAAGCCTGTGGGAATGAAACACCTCTTCTCATTTGACATGTCTCCCTCTTTAGTCACTCATGATTCCAGCCACTTAATAGAAATAAACAAGAAAGAAGCTCAACAAGTAGCTGAAGAATCACCACTTCAATCAAACTATGAAGAGATGACAGATTTAAAAGATACCAAAAATTCGATAAAGTTTACAAATAACACCTCAAATTCAATACCTGATCATCAGCCAATAGCATTGGCAGCGGCaacatcaccatcaccatcaacTCTCCCCTCACCGCCGCCTCCTCCTCCACCACCAGTGCTACCATCAAATCCTCTTTCAATTAAGCCAGTAGTTGCTCCTCCATCACCACCATGTGGCCCACCTTTAGGTGTAGCTGCAGCTAGGCCTGTTCTGGCACCGATAAGATCAAATGCGCCATTGCCACCCCCGCCCATGGCTCCAACAAAAGGAGCCatgccgcctcctcctcctccactggGTGCTTCTAAAGCCCTTCGTCCAAAGAAAGCAGCTACCAAGCTGAAGAGATCATCCCACATGGGAAGCTTGTACAGGACTCTCAAAGGGAAAGTGGAAGGCTCTAGCTTAAGTGGTAAACAACAAGGGAAAAAGTCTAAGGTAGGAGGAGGGCCTGCTGGAGGAAAGCAGGGCATGGCTGATGCTCTGGCAGAGATGACAAAAAG ATCAGCTTATTTTCAACAGATTGAAGATGTTCAAAAGCATTCGAAATCAATCATGGAGATTAAAGCTGCTATCAACTCCTTCCAATCAAAGGACATGTCTGAACTTATCAAGTTCCATAAGTATGTGGAACAACATCTGGAGAAACTGACCGATGAGACTCAG GTGCTGGCAAGGTTTGAAGGTTTTCCCTCGAAGAAGCTGGAATCATTAAGGAGTGCAGCGGCCTTGCATTTGAAACTAGAAGATATGGTCAATAACCTTGAAAAATGGAAAGTGGCTCCTCCTTTAGGCCAGCTACTTGACAAGGTTGAATCCTTCTTCACCAAG GTCAAAGGAGAAATAGATGCATTGGAAAGAAGCAAAGATGAAGAGGCTAAGAAGTTCCAAAGCCACAATATCACATTTGACTTCAATATTTTGATACTAATTAAGGAATGCATGGTAGACGTTTCTTCTAGCTGCATGGAATTAGCACTTGAG GAAAAAAGAAAGGTAAAAGCAAAAGAAAGTGGTGAGAATGGGAGGTCTAGTAGTAGTAAGGGTGATCAAGAGCAAGGAAAGGCACACACAAAAATGCTATGGAAAGCATTTCAATTTGCATTTCGTGTGTATAGCTTTGCAGGTGGACAAGATGATCGAGCTGATATGCTTACCAAGCAACTAGCACATGAAATAGAGATTGATCCTTTTTAA